CCTCTGGCTGCTCCTGGTGGCAGCTGCGCAGTGACTGTGACCCCGGGTCCTcgttctctgtacacggtcaccgttggtccagtgtgatgagctggttgggtctcagactgctgagccggttcaaactggcgtatctcctgtcctgtgcccacgtttctgtaatctagttcacccaaggattattatctttgcaaggcgtcagtgaagtcctgtttttcgtacaatcacagaatcacagaattggccaggttggaaaagacctcagagatcatccagtccaacccttggtccaacttcagcccgtttactagatcatggcactaagagccatgtccaatctcagtttaaaaacctccagggacggtgagtccagcacctccctgggcagccattccaatgcctgatcactctctctgtaaagaacttcttcctaatatccagcctaaacttcccctggcagagtttaagcccatgtccccttgtcctattgctgactgcctgggagaagagaccagttcccaataagttacacagagctaagcaaggctgGGCAATAGTGATGCGGgttaaagggtcagctctctaagtgtctttagtgatgtggggtagggttagttcctgaagtgtcaagtgttagtttgtaagtgttaattagttaattgtcagttccctgtatcactggcttcttgcacagccccctggttaccccctgaccccgtccccccagttagtcccagggggtgtttctgaagcccatggacacctcagccccacccggggtgcaggatgggcctttgctggctctgccctggtgcccactggtttgctcccagtgctccctctggggggccctggctaccaccggatccacctgggcacccctaAAGTGccattttagcacttatttttctcctgaaaaagcaaacacggcggggctttctgccatcctgccccagggacccccactcagaccacaccagcGCTTGGTTGCTCATCATCATTTATTGCAGccactgcctgctcagcgcccggggcggtgggaccggggccgggacccccgtCCTGCCCAGCTGTCAGGGCGCCGATTCACTGCGGCGGGGCTGGACGGGCGGCAGCGGCTTCGGTGCCTGGGTGATGTGTCCGAGAGACGAGACTGGTCGGCGCAGCAGCACGGCCGTTAGCAGCGAGGTCGAGGtacctgggggcgaggggcagggtcagccacagacgcccacaaacagggtcctgcccccaccctgaagcacacaggctgttgtcccacactgcccagcaccaccccccatgtcccccagctccctccagctccaccacgaggagcggctgccccagcagccagtgctgcccccACATACCAGGCCAAACCCCAGACCCTCgtcccacccagcccagctgcgggcacagacccgtccccccagacagcagggtgtcctctgccccccggtgccctgacagggccatacttgGCCGGCTCCTCAAGGTcaaggtgtctggggtggcccttggcgttgtgggcagctgagagccccccatcatagAAAGCTgatcgtcctgccggttcccatcagtgttgtcctggcccgacagcttcatcgcgtccttctgggaaggggagagcgtgtgacccaaacatGGGGCCCCATTCGACATcctccagcaaccctcccccagccagctctccctggggaaactgaggcacaaatccCCCCtacaggctcagcatccccctccccacctccgtcatccctaccttgttggggctgcgggcgctgggtgaggacggccgtggggtgctgggcggttggggctggaagcgcgggggcgtgagggtgtgtgggcccccgcagctccgcggaacagtggggtacctgcactcgcccgtccgctccctgtgggacaggacacggggtgctcagtgcctggcaggtggcaccccatgtgtcactcgattcCAGGGAGGGGTCGGGGGTGCTCCCTGTTCGGGGGggagttactcacggtccaggcgccagcatgttgacgggccggtcgcaggacaggcaatggaaaccaggtagcagctgcctggaggggggagaaaagggctggggagctcctggggggcacagccccacctgcacaccgtcccccgccacaaaaagcctctgcacccaccccccaagattggttcaggagggctcctcccacacgtgccccctcattgtgccgcctccgtcgctgggaagctgcagctggcaggagcacaaggcacagccacttgctcagcatccccaggggcgctgcccactcggctcccacgccagggtaccacagcggcacgagctgggacagccagcaggaacagggccggcactgccaaagccaccgctgtccccatcgcactcacttcctagtcCCAGCAGCAttgtcacgctctggctgcagcgccttctcctggagctgctgcccgctgaggctcttccaccgctcctcctgctgctgccggtacgcccccagctcccggcggtccagctgtggacgggtgacaccctcagccatctaccccaggatgggacatggcggtccccagggggacagccgggagggggcgccctcgcaaggatgctgcctcaggctgccaggcccctaaggtgccagttctgcgtggaggggacgagccctcaccttgcagtccatctgtctctgcagctctttctggaaccggtgccagctctcctcctggtccgtcacccggctcgtcacgtCCTCCATGACATTGTTCAGCCGCTCcacgcacgcctcaaactggctgcgactgactttgtcagccagggcggctttgtctgctttctagcaacggggaaagggacaggatgcagggacaacgcgagagggacaagtggctgcgtggccctgttcaccccatcacccccgtggggttggtcccaccagccaaagtgactcggggtcacagagggacctggcaagggacccgcagccgggctggaaatcctccctccccctggctgcttctgccagccggcacccaagggacaaggggtgtttgtcaccctgcccgggacacccttggctggcaccagggcccctcaagcccctacctcatcgattcccagcaccagcagctgctccttgtctgctttctgcttcttgagcctccccagggcctgggacagagccttccaaggcagacagcagcccgtgacgccacggcagggtcggagctgcccccccggccagccgagcaccccctgcctccccagcccatcagaaacctccaggaaaggcatcgggaagctgtgcagggctgcgagcagggtggcagggggacagatcccttggggtcccagcctgggctctgcctgcgggttacagccacccaccttgatgtccttctgctcctgctggcgatcctgctggaggtttgcaagggccgagctgaacttctcgtagtccttttggagctgcgtgatgctggcctggaggcacttgagctgctcgtcctgctgcagggactaagaggacaaggcggtgctgagcaaggggggtggctgccccacggggacagacccagggtcttttggctggtggccgcgggctctcagggcaagcaggacatttgctccaaggctttaactcccttccatgctgctgactcccacaagccaattaggggggcagcgagggccTCCCCCgtgttacagcaaagcagaaatgcctgggggtcctggcagctcaagccccctacaccgcgtctccttacctgtctcctccactttgggtaactctccaccttgccgcccgccttctgggccagggactccagctgcgcctcgagcttctcgcagcgctggaggagcttccccagcagcgccctggtgtcccagttgcagccggggcaccccgcgtgctcgtgtcccccgctctgcgccgtcgccctcggctcgtccagctgctggcaggggaggaggaatcagctctgagccgggctggatgccgcccacaagcgcaggtgccgtggaggctccatggccccatccggccaggggacgtggccgggaccccgccaagactccccccgagccagcgggggctgggagcgctgcccctgggcctcacctctgcctgcagctgctgtgctgtctccatcaccaactgattcacgtactcggccgcaaacttctccagctgggcctgggtcggctcctgctgcttccccaactccttccgctctgccttgaccttctgtcccttgggcctggtcagcgagacgggggcaggggcaggtttagccttcgtgggggtgtccaatggcccccaaactgggatgctcccagaccccaggctccctcgcagccctgcggggtaggaaaccctctcccatccttttaccgcggctgttgggtcatctggccgctgccgtctgctttccggcTGGCGCCAGccgccctcatctttctgggatcatcctccaccttcctgatctgggaacggcagtgggggcggtgagggcacagccccctgtgccattccggcacggggacccttcggctgccccctccctgcccaaactggcatccccgcagcccctcggggactgctgccggctcaccttctcctcctgcccgtggagggccccggccatgtcttgcaggaaggccacctggcacttgaggtcggccaggatgctggtgatgctctgccggcctagagggacatggtgcaaggggatttgctatcggtgagggggtctcagccttggggccaggctctgagcatgacgggcccctgagccagggtgtccccacaccagacaagccccgccagcccccccgtgctctcacctccctccgggaagagccggcgcacgttctcaagatcggcatgttcagcttttgtagatttaagctgctccacctgctccttcagaccagtgcagaggtggccgagctgcccaacctgggagagaacctcccgcatctccgactcgtagctggaggtgctggtggtgccccagggcttggccggctcttgggcatcgcctgggatggtggcttgggaggtggaggacccaggctgcaccccaggggtggtggtgtgggtcccagctgatcctggctgcatccctgaggtgctggcctgggcatcaggggcccctggctgtgtccccagggcggtggtggcctgggtgcctggggatcctggctgcatccccgaggtgctggcctgggtgtcaggggcccctggctgtgtccccagggcggtggtggcctgggtgcctggggatcctggctgcatccccgaggtgctggcctgggtgtcaggggcccctggctgtgtccccagggaggtgctggcctgggtcactggttccccctgtgtccctgcttgcatccccggggagccagatcctgcagtccccttgctggtctccatctcaggctgtgtcccacgtcccttcggccccagtgctgagcgcttcctggcctgggtgtccgtggccagctgggtgggctcggcgggggcagactggcccccagcgccctcctgggaagaagaggcaaagggcagcagggttactggcagctgggcagccgtgaggacagaccccagaaccccccgccatgtccccagtccctgtccccaaaccaccatctggCGGGGCCAAACTcatgttgaacatgagagcccaaatgcaaagggatcacggggtcagcccggccatggaactggggggatgggacccccagggatgggacccccagcatcactgcccagcacccccaacccacaggctgtgccccgaggcaggagggctggtgtccccgagggagcagGGAACGCAGctgcctcctgtccctgcgcagcccggcatcgtcctggggcttcccctggagctgggtgaggagagggacacccgttcagatgtgggagcgggatttaaagagcatccccaaatgaactggggcaggagacagagggttgctgggcagggctgtgcctgggggccGTGGCTGAATTGCGGgagcagagctttatctcccctccttcccctcccatggttctgtttggatggctctctagttcagaagtgccttagcaactcctgggacacccttcccactcttccctcctgctgcccttcacgctggtgacaccgatggccgtggggcacgggcacagtgtgacagggcagcaggagcggGGGGGGGACCAGGGTCcagctccctcccggggcaccaggggacactcaccaggccaagggtctcctgtatctcctggatgtcctctgc
The window above is part of the Patagioenas fasciata isolate bPatFas1 chromosome 18, bPatFas1.hap1, whole genome shotgun sequence genome. Proteins encoded here:
- the LOC139829354 gene encoding glutamine-rich protein 2-like, with protein sequence MPFLEVSDGLGRQGVLGWPGGQLRPCRGVTGCCLPWKALSQALGRLKKQKADKEQLLVLGIDEKADKAALADKVSRSQFEACVERLNNVMEDVTSRVTDQEESWHRFQKELQRQMDCKLDRRELGAYRQQQEERWKSLSGQQLQEKALQPERDNAAGTRK